In Bacillus cytotoxicus NVH 391-98, the following are encoded in one genomic region:
- the rsgA gene encoding ribosome small subunit-dependent GTPase A produces the protein MPEGKIIKALSGFYYVQHEEGITQCRGRGVFRKNKITPLVGDQVVFQAENQNEGYVLEVFERKNELVRPPIANVDQAILVFSAVEPDFNPGLLDRFLVLIEYHNIKPIICISKMDLVDEPMRKMVESYANDYREMGYAVLFTSVHAAESIEILKPFLEECVSVVAGQSGVGKSSMLNVLRPDLELKTNDISSHLGRGKHTTRHVELISIGSGLVADTPGFSSLDFIDIEVEDLTFCFPELKEESQYCKFRGCTHLSEPKCAVKAAVEEGRIADYRYEHYKQFVEEIRERKPRY, from the coding sequence ATGCCAGAGGGAAAAATTATTAAGGCTTTAAGCGGTTTTTATTATGTGCAACATGAAGAAGGCATTACACAATGCCGTGGTCGTGGTGTATTCAGAAAGAATAAAATCACACCGCTTGTAGGAGATCAAGTAGTTTTTCAAGCAGAGAATCAAAACGAAGGTTACGTTCTGGAAGTATTTGAACGGAAAAATGAACTTGTTAGACCTCCTATCGCGAATGTTGATCAAGCGATTCTTGTGTTTTCTGCGGTTGAACCAGATTTCAATCCAGGTCTGCTTGATCGTTTTCTAGTATTGATTGAATATCATAACATTAAGCCGATCATTTGTATTAGTAAAATGGATTTAGTAGATGAGCCAATGAGAAAAATGGTTGAATCTTATGCAAATGATTACCGCGAAATGGGATATGCTGTATTATTTACTTCTGTTCATGCAGCAGAGAGTATTGAAATCTTAAAACCATTTCTTGAAGAATGTGTTTCAGTTGTTGCGGGACAATCTGGCGTTGGGAAATCATCTATGTTAAATGTATTGAGACCAGATTTGGAGCTGAAAACAAATGATATTTCTTCGCATTTAGGTCGGGGGAAACATACGACGAGGCATGTAGAATTAATTTCGATTGGAAGTGGACTGGTAGCAGATACACCGGGATTTAGTTCTCTTGATTTTATCGATATTGAAGTGGAAGACTTGACATTTTGTTTTCCAGAGTTGAAAGAAGAGAGTCAATATTGTAAATTTAGAGGGTGTACACATCTTTCAGAACCGAAATGCGCGGTGAAAGCTGCGGTTGAGGAAGGAAGGATTGCTGATTACCGTTATGAACATTATAAACAATTTGTAGAAGAAATTAGAGAAAGAAAGCCGAGGTATTAG
- the pknB gene encoding Stk1 family PASTA domain-containing Ser/Thr kinase translates to MLIGKRLNDRYKLLEMIGGGGMANVYLAHDDILGRDVAVKILRLDYANNEEFIKRFHREAQSVTTLSHPNIVNMYDVGEEDGIYYLVMEYVPGQTLKQYINQRGMLSIAEALDIMEQLTAAMAHAHHFEIVHRDIKPHNILIRNDGIVKVTDFGIATATSATTITHTNSVLGSVHYLSPEQARGGIANKQSDIYSLGIVMFELLTGRQPFSGESAVAIALKHLQNETPSPKRWNPEIPQSVENIILKATAKDPFHRYQSANAMKRDIETALYPERINEQPFYIPEDIEATKAIPIIQQEQLFGNAGEETIVLHGNKGEEHTKEEVQPKLEKKRSNKWLKVLITTFLFLAIGITLALTVIPGFFIPKDVKIPDVAGMKYESAVTALVEKGFEVAEPNIVYTDDVEEGRVIKTNPAAGRVVKENTKITIYQSGGKKKSKMDNLVGKDYESLKDEWEGKYKIIIPSYMESEKPKGQIIDQSPAPNQMIVESEQEVKVWVSKGPYQIRLGDFSGWTENYVNSYLNENKLVSHIKREYSDTVEKGLVISQSPKPGTPLKAGDKVFVTISDGPKPKVTKTVKVDNISLPYEAPVIGEKKPQTIEIYKEDMQHKMDKPIETRTITESATISLEFVIQEGTKGRYKIVRDGTTIIDKEVPYPTE, encoded by the coding sequence GTGCTGATTGGAAAACGCCTAAACGACCGTTATAAGCTACTGGAAATGATTGGTGGCGGAGGAATGGCCAATGTATATTTAGCTCATGATGATATACTAGGTCGGGATGTAGCGGTAAAAATCTTAAGACTCGATTATGCGAATAATGAAGAGTTTATTAAACGTTTCCATAGAGAAGCGCAATCTGTTACAACGTTGTCGCATCCAAATATTGTGAATATGTATGATGTTGGGGAAGAAGATGGGATTTATTATCTTGTTATGGAATATGTACCTGGACAAACATTAAAGCAATACATAAATCAGCGTGGAATGTTATCGATAGCTGAAGCACTTGATATTATGGAGCAATTAACAGCTGCAATGGCACATGCGCATCATTTTGAAATTGTTCATCGAGATATTAAACCACATAATATTCTTATTCGAAATGATGGAATTGTGAAAGTTACAGATTTTGGAATTGCGACAGCTACAAGTGCAACCACGATAACGCATACGAACTCTGTACTTGGATCTGTACATTATTTGTCTCCAGAACAGGCACGCGGAGGAATAGCTAATAAACAATCGGATATTTATTCACTTGGGATTGTTATGTTTGAATTGCTAACGGGCCGACAACCATTTTCAGGAGAATCTGCTGTTGCTATAGCTTTAAAACATTTGCAAAATGAAACACCGTCTCCAAAACGTTGGAATCCAGAGATTCCGCAAAGTGTAGAAAATATTATTTTAAAAGCAACTGCAAAAGATCCTTTTCATCGATATCAGTCTGCAAATGCAATGAAAAGAGACATTGAAACAGCTTTATATCCAGAACGCATTAACGAGCAACCGTTTTATATTCCAGAAGATATAGAAGCAACAAAAGCAATTCCAATTATTCAACAAGAACAACTATTTGGAAATGCAGGCGAGGAAACTATTGTATTACATGGAAATAAAGGAGAAGAGCACACAAAAGAAGAAGTGCAACCAAAGTTAGAAAAAAAACGAAGTAACAAATGGTTAAAGGTATTAATTACAACGTTTTTATTCTTAGCAATTGGTATCACGTTAGCACTTACGGTAATTCCGGGATTTTTTATACCGAAAGATGTGAAAATTCCCGATGTGGCTGGTATGAAGTATGAGTCTGCTGTTACGGCTCTTGTTGAGAAAGGATTTGAAGTGGCTGAACCGAATATTGTTTATACAGATGATGTTGAAGAAGGAAGAGTCATTAAAACAAATCCAGCAGCGGGAAGAGTTGTAAAGGAAAACACTAAGATTACGATCTATCAATCCGGTGGAAAGAAAAAAAGCAAAATGGATAATTTAGTTGGAAAAGATTATGAAAGTTTGAAGGATGAATGGGAAGGGAAATATAAAATAATTATTCCATCTTATATGGAAAGCGAGAAACCAAAAGGACAGATTATCGACCAAAGTCCAGCTCCAAATCAAATGATTGTGGAATCGGAACAAGAAGTGAAAGTTTGGGTGAGTAAAGGACCTTATCAAATTAGGCTTGGGGATTTTTCTGGTTGGACGGAAAACTATGTGAATAGTTATTTAAATGAAAATAAACTTGTATCGCATATAAAAAGAGAATATTCGGATACAGTGGAGAAAGGTCTCGTAATTTCTCAATCACCAAAACCAGGAACACCGTTAAAAGCTGGAGATAAAGTATTTGTGACGATTTCAGATGGTCCGAAACCAAAAGTAACGAAGACTGTAAAAGTAGATAATATTTCACTGCCATATGAAGCTCCTGTAATAGGTGAGAAAAAGCCACAAACAATCGAAATTTATAAAGAAGATATGCAACATAAAATGGACAAGCCGATTGAAACGCGAACGATCACAGAATCGGCCACTATTTCTTTAGAATTTGTCATTCAAGAAGGAACGAAAGGACGTTATAAGATTGTTCGAGATGGCACAACAATTATAGATAAAGAAGTGCCGTATCCAACTGAATAA
- a CDS encoding Stp1/IreP family PP2C-type Ser/Thr phosphatase has protein sequence MKAVFLSDKGKVRQHNEDSAGVFHNLDGDILAVVADGMGGHRAGDVASSMAIQLFHDYWKQTYNMNEPKKIEEWLHNNVEMINERIYEYSKQHVECSGMGTTIIAAICTKGFVTIGHIGDSRCYMISDGEMSLVTEDHSLVNELVRHGEISKEDAEYHPKKNVLLRALGTEEKVGLDVKTLVLEENDQLLLCSDGLSNKVAINDMQRILQLNEQLETKGEHLIQLANDRGGEDNITLVIVDYADSANESR, from the coding sequence ATGAAAGCCGTGTTTCTATCGGATAAAGGGAAGGTGCGTCAACACAATGAAGATAGTGCGGGGGTTTTTCACAATTTAGATGGAGATATTTTAGCTGTAGTAGCTGATGGAATGGGAGGTCATCGAGCTGGGGATGTCGCTAGCTCGATGGCTATTCAGCTATTCCACGATTATTGGAAACAAACATATAATATGAATGAGCCGAAAAAAATAGAAGAATGGTTACATAACAACGTTGAAATGATTAACGAACGCATTTATGAATACTCGAAGCAACATGTAGAGTGCAGCGGTATGGGAACAACGATTATTGCAGCGATATGTACAAAAGGTTTCGTTACGATTGGACATATTGGAGATAGTCGTTGTTATATGATATCTGATGGAGAAATGTCGCTTGTGACAGAGGATCATTCCCTTGTAAATGAACTGGTTAGACATGGTGAAATTTCAAAAGAAGATGCGGAATATCATCCGAAAAAAAATGTGCTTTTGCGTGCGCTTGGAACAGAAGAAAAGGTCGGATTAGACGTTAAAACATTGGTGCTGGAAGAGAACGATCAATTGCTTCTTTGCTCTGATGGATTATCAAATAAAGTTGCCATAAATGACATGCAAAGGATTTTGCAATTAAATGAACAACTTGAGACAAAGGGAGAACATCTGATTCAATTGGCGAATGATCGTGGCGGAGAAGATAACATTACCCTTGTCATTGTTGATTATGCGGATTCGGCAAACGAAAGTAGGTGA
- the rlmN gene encoding 23S rRNA (adenine(2503)-C(2))-methyltransferase RlmN, protein METTTRKQKKALETKKPSIYSLQLHEMQEWLKEQGEPKFRAGQIFDWLYKKRVKNYEDMTNLSKGLREKLSNSFDITTLNTLVKQTSSDGTIKFLFQLYDGYSIETVLMRHEYGNSICVTTQVGCRIGCTFCASTLGGLKRNLEAGEIVAQVVEVQRALDETNERVSSLVVMGIGEPFDNYDHLMSFLRIVNHEKGINIGARHMTVSTSGIIPKIYKFAEEDLQINFAISLHAPNTELRSKLMPINRAYKLPDLMEAIKYYINRTGRRVTFEYGLFGGENDQVEHAEELAQLLKGVKCHVNLIPVNYVPERDYVRTPREQIFLFEKTLKNRGVNVTIRREQGHDIDAACGQLRAKERKEETR, encoded by the coding sequence ATGGAAACAACTACAAGAAAACAAAAGAAAGCTTTAGAAACAAAGAAACCATCTATTTACTCTTTACAACTTCATGAAATGCAAGAGTGGTTAAAGGAACAAGGAGAGCCAAAGTTTCGCGCTGGACAAATTTTTGATTGGCTTTACAAAAAACGTGTAAAAAATTATGAGGATATGACAAATCTTTCTAAAGGATTGCGTGAAAAATTGTCGAATTCCTTTGATATTACTACCTTAAATACATTAGTAAAACAAACCTCTTCTGATGGTACGATTAAATTTTTGTTCCAATTATACGATGGATATTCTATTGAAACAGTATTGATGCGACATGAGTATGGAAATTCTATTTGTGTAACAACTCAGGTAGGTTGCCGCATTGGTTGTACGTTCTGTGCGTCAACATTAGGAGGCCTAAAACGAAACCTAGAGGCTGGGGAAATCGTTGCACAAGTAGTAGAAGTACAGCGTGCGCTTGATGAAACAAATGAACGCGTAAGCTCCCTTGTCGTAATGGGAATTGGTGAACCGTTTGACAACTATGACCACTTAATGTCATTCTTGCGCATTGTTAACCATGAAAAGGGAATCAATATTGGAGCACGTCATATGACTGTTTCAACGAGTGGAATTATCCCGAAAATTTATAAGTTTGCCGAAGAAGATTTGCAAATTAACTTTGCGATTTCATTGCACGCTCCTAACACAGAATTGCGTTCAAAATTAATGCCGATTAACCGCGCTTATAAATTACCGGATTTAATGGAAGCTATTAAGTACTATATCAATAGAACAGGGCGCCGTGTTACGTTCGAGTACGGTTTGTTTGGTGGAGAGAACGATCAAGTGGAGCACGCTGAAGAGCTGGCACAACTTTTAAAAGGTGTAAAATGTCATGTGAATTTAATTCCGGTAAACTATGTACCAGAGCGAGACTACGTCAGAACACCACGAGAACAAATTTTCTTATTTGAAAAAACGTTAAAAAATCGTGGTGTGAATGTAACGATTCGCCGTGAACAAGGTCATGATATTGATGCTGCCTGCGGTCAGTTGCGTGCAAAGGAGCGCAAAGAAGAGACGAGGTGA
- the rsmB gene encoding 16S rRNA (cytosine(967)-C(5))-methyltransferase RsmB has product MRQNVRELALDGLMQVEKSGAYSNLLLNHLIEKSTIHKKDIGLLTEIVYGTIQRRDTLDYYLQPFLRKKVDAWVRVLLRLSLYQMLYLDRVPERAAIHEAVEIAKRRGHKGIAGMVNGVLRSIQREGVPSLDELKDPVERLAIAMSHPTWLVQEWVAAYGLETAEKMCEVNMLPPVPTARVNVDKITVEEAIDLLNQEGVEAKRGDLSDDAIQIEKGNVAHTEAFQKGFLSIQDESSMLVARAVEPSKGDMILDSCAAPGGKTTHMAERLRGTGKVMSLDLHDHKVRLIKQQANRLGLENVETKALDARKVQEHFQNESFDKILVDAPCSGFGVIRRKPDIKLGKEKGDSERLSTIQQTILDKVAPLLKTGGRLVYSTCTIEKIENEQVVANFLQKHPEFEWDTTMQERMPEKLRPYINKGQVQILPHYFATDGFYIACLRKKV; this is encoded by the coding sequence ATGAGACAAAACGTTCGTGAGTTAGCTCTTGATGGATTAATGCAAGTAGAAAAAAGCGGTGCTTACAGTAACTTGCTATTAAATCATTTGATTGAAAAAAGTACAATTCATAAAAAAGATATCGGTTTATTAACGGAGATTGTGTATGGAACGATTCAACGTCGTGACACATTAGACTATTATTTACAGCCGTTTTTAAGAAAGAAAGTGGATGCATGGGTAAGGGTATTACTTCGCTTATCTTTATATCAAATGCTTTATTTAGACCGAGTTCCAGAACGAGCTGCTATTCATGAAGCAGTTGAAATCGCAAAACGTCGCGGACATAAAGGAATTGCCGGAATGGTGAATGGGGTATTGCGCTCCATTCAACGAGAAGGTGTACCTTCTTTAGATGAGTTGAAAGATCCTGTGGAGCGTCTTGCAATTGCGATGAGTCATCCGACATGGCTTGTACAAGAATGGGTAGCTGCATATGGTTTAGAGACAGCAGAAAAGATGTGTGAAGTAAATATGTTACCACCCGTCCCAACAGCGCGAGTAAATGTTGATAAAATAACAGTAGAAGAAGCGATTGATTTATTAAATCAAGAAGGTGTTGAAGCCAAACGCGGCGATTTATCTGATGATGCAATTCAAATTGAAAAAGGAAATGTAGCTCATACAGAAGCGTTCCAAAAGGGGTTTCTTTCTATTCAAGATGAAAGTTCCATGCTTGTCGCACGAGCTGTAGAACCAAGTAAAGGAGATATGATTCTTGATAGCTGTGCTGCTCCTGGCGGAAAAACAACGCATATGGCAGAACGATTACGAGGAACTGGTAAGGTTATGTCTCTTGATTTACATGATCATAAAGTGCGCTTAATTAAACAACAAGCGAATCGACTTGGTCTGGAGAATGTGGAAACAAAGGCATTGGATGCTAGAAAGGTGCAAGAGCACTTTCAAAATGAAAGTTTCGATAAAATATTAGTTGATGCACCATGCTCTGGATTTGGTGTCATTCGACGTAAACCGGATATTAAATTAGGGAAAGAAAAAGGAGATAGTGAAAGACTGTCGACAATTCAACAAACGATATTAGATAAAGTTGCTCCTCTGTTAAAGACAGGCGGCCGCCTTGTCTATAGTACATGTACAATTGAAAAAATAGAGAATGAACAAGTGGTAGCAAATTTTTTACAAAAGCATCCAGAATTTGAGTGGGATACTACGATGCAAGAACGTATGCCAGAAAAATTACGTCCATATATCAATAAAGGACAAGTGCAAATTTTACCGCATTATTTTGCGACGGATGGCTTTTATATTGCTTGTTTAAGAAAGAAGGTGTAG
- the fmt gene encoding methionyl-tRNA formyltransferase: protein MIKVVFMGTPDFSVPVLRRLIEDGYDVVGVVTQPDRPVGRKKVMTPTPVKVEAEKHGIPVLQPLKIREQDEYEKVLALEPDLIVTAAFGQIIPKEILEAPKYGCINVHASLLPELRGGAPIHYAIMQGKEKTGITIMYMVEKLDAGDILTQVEVEIEERETTGSLFDKLSEAGAHLLSKTVPLLVQGKLEPIKQDEEKVTFAYNIKREQEKINWAKTGEEVYNHIRGLNPWPVAYTTLAGQVVKVWWGEKVPTANDAQPGTIVEIQEDGFIVVTGNETGIKITELQPAGKKRMSSSQFLRGAKLEIGMKLGEDA, encoded by the coding sequence ATGATAAAAGTAGTATTTATGGGGACACCGGACTTTTCTGTACCGGTGCTTCGTCGTCTTATTGAGGATGGATATGATGTAGTTGGTGTTGTAACACAGCCAGATCGTCCAGTGGGCAGAAAAAAAGTAATGACGCCAACGCCTGTTAAGGTTGAAGCGGAAAAGCACGGTATCCCAGTGTTACAACCTTTAAAAATTCGCGAACAAGATGAATATGAGAAAGTATTGGCGCTAGAGCCTGATTTAATCGTAACAGCTGCGTTCGGGCAAATTATACCAAAGGAAATTTTAGAAGCACCGAAATATGGCTGTATTAATGTACATGCATCATTACTTCCAGAGCTTCGCGGTGGTGCACCAATTCATTATGCCATTATGCAGGGAAAAGAAAAAACAGGTATTACGATTATGTACATGGTTGAAAAATTAGATGCTGGTGATATTTTAACGCAAGTAGAAGTGGAAATTGAAGAACGTGAAACAACAGGGTCATTGTTCGATAAATTGAGTGAAGCTGGAGCACACTTATTATCTAAAACAGTGCCGCTTTTAGTTCAAGGTAAATTAGAACCAATTAAACAGGACGAGGAAAAAGTTACATTTGCCTATAATATTAAGCGGGAACAAGAAAAAATTAATTGGGCGAAAACAGGTGAAGAGGTATACAATCACATTCGTGGATTAAATCCATGGCCGGTTGCATATACAACTTTAGCTGGACAAGTAGTAAAAGTATGGTGGGGAGAAAAAGTTCCTACAGCGAATGATGCCCAGCCGGGAACAATTGTAGAGATTCAAGAGGATGGTTTTATTGTAGTTACTGGAAATGAAACAGGTATTAAGATTACCGAGTTACAGCCAGCTGGTAAAAAACGTATGAGTTCTTCACAATTTTTACGCGGGGCAAAACTGGAGATTGGTATGAAGTTAGGAGAAGATGCATGA
- the def gene encoding peptide deformylase, giving the protein MAVLEIVKHPNEVLETPCERVINFDKKLVILLKDMYETMVAADGVGLAAPQVGVSLQVAVIDIGDDTGKIELINPVILEKRGEQVGPEGCLSFPGLYGEVERAEYIKVRAQNRRGKIFLLEANGFLARAIQHEIDHLHGVLFTSKVTRYYEENELEEK; this is encoded by the coding sequence ATGGCAGTTTTAGAAATTGTAAAGCATCCAAATGAGGTGCTAGAGACCCCATGTGAACGGGTAATAAACTTTGATAAAAAGTTAGTGATTTTATTGAAAGATATGTATGAGACAATGGTGGCGGCAGATGGCGTCGGCTTAGCTGCTCCACAAGTCGGTGTAAGCTTGCAAGTAGCTGTTATTGATATTGGAGATGATACTGGGAAAATTGAACTCATCAATCCAGTTATTTTAGAAAAACGTGGTGAACAAGTAGGTCCCGAGGGCTGCCTAAGCTTTCCGGGACTTTATGGTGAAGTAGAACGAGCGGAATATATTAAAGTTCGAGCGCAAAATCGTCGCGGGAAGATATTTCTATTAGAAGCAAATGGCTTCTTAGCGCGTGCAATTCAACATGAAATCGATCATTTACATGGTGTATTATTTACATCAAAAGTAACGAGATATTATGAGGAAAATGAATTAGAAGAGAAATAA
- the priA gene encoding primosomal protein N', with translation MKFASVIVDVPARQTDRPFDYIIPNKWEDIVQTGMRVVVPFGPRKLQGFIIDIKDSVDVEIKKLKSLHEILDVTPVLNEELLKLGFWLTEETLCYTISAFQVMLPTAIKATYKKLLQLHNPNEVSAEIDHLFQGKDRIDWEEVASQPQLYRMVQKEITNGTVEVIYKVKDKVQKKKQRVVQPELQEEGLEAAAFELKSKKQQDILYYFMENYHTVPLKVLKEELQITDAPIKSLVKKGLLSEKYIEVYRNPYDEDDFEKTKPFPLTDEQKQVITPILSAITNETYKSFLLYGVTGSGKTEVYLQSIAAVLEKGKEAIVLVPEIALTPQMVERFKGRFGSQVAVLHSALSVGEKYDEWRKILRKEVKVVVGARSAIFAPFENLGIIIIDEEHEASYKQEDNPRYHARDVAIWRGRYHCCPIVLGSATPTLESFARAKKGVYELLTMEKRMNEQALPTVNIIDMREELRDGNRSMFSRTLHEKIADRLKKKEQMVLFLNRRGHSTFVMCRDCGYVVQCPHCDISLTYHKMNYRLKCHYCSYEEQMPTACPACNSSHIRFFGTGTQKVEEELTKLFPEARVIRMDVDTTSRKGMHEKLLKAFGEEKADILLGTQMIAKGLDFPKVTLVGVLTADTMLHLPDFRASEKTYQLLTQVSGRAGRHDLPGEVVIQTYTPEHYSIELAKGQNYDLFFEQEMQMRRMRQYPPYYYVALVTVSHPELLKAVQVTEKIVGYLRANCSRQTMVLGPVASPIPRIKDRYRYQCMIKYKREPNLKYVLKMVNEHYQAEMQKDLQISIDFNPTVLM, from the coding sequence ATGAAATTTGCGAGTGTAATTGTTGATGTGCCGGCCCGTCAAACAGATAGGCCGTTTGACTATATCATTCCTAACAAGTGGGAAGATATTGTGCAAACTGGTATGCGAGTCGTTGTTCCGTTTGGACCGCGAAAGTTACAAGGATTTATTATCGACATAAAGGACTCTGTAGATGTAGAAATTAAAAAATTAAAATCATTACATGAAATATTAGACGTCACACCAGTTCTAAATGAAGAGCTACTAAAGCTTGGCTTTTGGCTTACGGAAGAGACGTTATGCTATACAATTTCTGCTTTTCAAGTGATGCTTCCAACTGCAATTAAAGCTACTTACAAGAAATTGTTACAGCTTCATAATCCGAATGAAGTTTCCGCCGAAATAGATCACTTATTTCAAGGGAAAGATAGAATAGATTGGGAAGAAGTTGCTTCGCAGCCACAGCTATATCGCATGGTGCAAAAAGAAATTACAAACGGTACAGTTGAAGTAATTTATAAAGTAAAGGATAAAGTGCAAAAGAAAAAACAAAGAGTTGTTCAGCCTGAATTACAAGAGGAAGGACTAGAAGCGGCGGCGTTTGAATTGAAAAGTAAAAAACAACAAGATATACTATATTATTTTATGGAAAATTACCACACTGTACCATTAAAAGTATTGAAAGAAGAATTGCAAATAACAGATGCTCCCATTAAATCGCTCGTAAAAAAAGGTTTATTGTCTGAAAAATATATAGAGGTATATCGTAATCCTTATGATGAAGATGATTTTGAGAAGACCAAACCATTTCCATTAACAGATGAACAAAAGCAAGTGATTACACCCATTTTGTCAGCTATTACAAATGAAACTTACAAATCATTTTTACTATATGGAGTCACAGGAAGCGGAAAAACAGAAGTGTATTTACAGTCAATCGCTGCGGTATTAGAAAAAGGAAAAGAAGCGATTGTACTTGTTCCGGAAATTGCCCTAACACCGCAAATGGTAGAGCGTTTCAAAGGGCGATTCGGTTCGCAAGTTGCGGTTCTTCATAGCGCACTTTCTGTTGGAGAAAAATATGATGAGTGGCGGAAAATTTTAAGAAAAGAAGTAAAAGTTGTAGTTGGTGCACGTTCTGCGATTTTTGCTCCATTTGAAAACTTAGGGATTATTATTATTGATGAAGAGCATGAAGCAAGTTATAAGCAAGAGGATAATCCGAGATATCATGCTAGAGATGTTGCAATTTGGAGAGGACGATATCATTGTTGTCCAATCGTGCTTGGTAGTGCCACACCGACACTTGAATCGTTTGCTAGGGCGAAGAAAGGTGTTTACGAGCTGTTAACGATGGAGAAGCGAATGAATGAGCAAGCATTGCCTACGGTAAATATTATAGATATGCGTGAAGAACTTCGCGATGGCAATCGTTCTATGTTCTCTAGAACATTACATGAAAAAATTGCTGATCGGTTAAAGAAAAAGGAACAAATGGTGCTTTTCTTAAATCGCCGCGGACATTCTACATTTGTGATGTGCCGAGATTGTGGTTATGTAGTACAATGTCCTCACTGTGATATATCACTTACGTATCATAAAATGAATTATCGTTTAAAGTGCCACTATTGTAGTTATGAGGAACAGATGCCAACAGCTTGTCCGGCATGTAATAGTTCGCATATTCGTTTTTTTGGTACAGGAACACAAAAGGTGGAAGAAGAATTAACAAAATTATTCCCAGAGGCACGAGTGATTCGAATGGATGTGGATACAACAAGTCGTAAGGGAATGCATGAAAAACTATTAAAAGCATTTGGAGAAGAAAAAGCCGATATCTTACTTGGTACACAAATGATCGCAAAAGGATTAGATTTTCCGAAAGTGACGCTTGTTGGTGTTCTAACAGCTGATACAATGCTTCATTTGCCGGATTTTAGGGCGAGCGAAAAAACGTATCAACTATTAACACAAGTTAGCGGCAGAGCCGGACGTCACGACTTGCCAGGAGAAGTGGTGATTCAAACATATACACCGGAACATTATAGTATAGAGCTGGCAAAAGGCCAAAACTATGATTTATTTTTTGAACAGGAAATGCAAATGAGAAGAATGAGGCAATATCCACCATACTATTATGTCGCACTTGTCACTGTATCGCATCCGGAGTTATTAAAGGCAGTGCAGGTGACAGAAAAAATTGTCGGCTATTTACGGGCAAACTGTTCGCGGCAAACGATGGTCTTAGGTCCAGTTGCGTCGCCGATTCCAAGGATAAAAGATAGATATCGTTATCAATGCATGATAAAATACAAACGGGAACCAAACTTAAAGTACGTACTCAAAATGGTAAATGAACATTATCAAGCAGAAATGCAAAAGGACTTACAAATCTCAATTGATTTTAATCCAACGGTGTTAATGTAA